A single region of the Streptomyces sp. NBC_01803 genome encodes:
- a CDS encoding phosphoribosyltransferase family protein, whose translation MIFEDRVDAGRRLARALEPLRERDVVVLGLPRGGVPVAAEVAGALRAPLDVCLVRKLGVPFLPEVAMGAIAEDGARVINDEVVRRVRVGDGEVAEVESAERVELARRAGEYRGERTRISVAGRTVLVVDDGIATGATARAACRSARARGAARVVLAVPVAPLDGAARVGDDADAFVCPHTPADFAAVGQFYRDFAPTTDAEVIACLEHGTSHEVTIPAGDAELAGELSVPPGASGVVVFAHGSGSGRHSPRNRFVAEALNHSGLGTLLFDLLTAEEEHDRTNVFDIGLLARRLTTATAWLPTDLPVGYFGASTGAAAALWAAAEPQQRERIAAIVSRGGRPDLADHRLGQVTAPTLLIVGGNDPQVIELNRMAQQSLRRPSELTLIPGATHLFEEPGALSEVAELARDWFLTHFTGSFTGSAPDAPHPPDASPGNASAG comes from the coding sequence ATGATCTTCGAGGATCGCGTCGACGCCGGGCGGCGGCTGGCTCGGGCGCTGGAGCCGCTGCGCGAGCGGGACGTCGTCGTGCTGGGGCTGCCCCGGGGCGGGGTGCCGGTCGCCGCCGAGGTGGCCGGGGCGCTGCGGGCACCGCTCGACGTCTGTCTCGTGCGGAAGCTGGGCGTGCCGTTCCTGCCGGAGGTGGCCATGGGCGCCATCGCCGAGGACGGCGCCCGGGTCATCAACGACGAGGTGGTGCGCAGGGTCCGGGTGGGCGACGGGGAGGTGGCCGAGGTCGAGAGCGCCGAACGGGTGGAGCTGGCGCGGCGGGCCGGGGAGTACCGGGGGGAGCGGACCCGGATCTCGGTGGCCGGACGCACCGTCCTGGTGGTGGACGACGGGATCGCGACCGGCGCCACCGCCCGCGCCGCCTGCCGCTCCGCCCGCGCGCGCGGCGCCGCGCGGGTGGTGCTGGCCGTGCCGGTCGCGCCGCTCGACGGGGCGGCCCGGGTCGGCGACGACGCCGACGCCTTCGTGTGTCCGCACACCCCGGCGGACTTCGCGGCGGTCGGCCAGTTCTACCGCGACTTCGCGCCGACCACGGACGCCGAGGTGATCGCCTGCCTGGAGCACGGCACCAGCCACGAGGTCACCATCCCGGCCGGGGACGCGGAGTTGGCGGGCGAGCTGTCCGTCCCGCCGGGCGCGTCCGGCGTGGTGGTCTTCGCGCACGGCAGCGGCAGCGGCCGGCACAGCCCGCGCAACCGTTTCGTCGCCGAGGCGCTCAACCACTCCGGGCTCGGCACGCTCCTGTTCGACCTGCTCACCGCCGAGGAGGAGCACGACCGGACCAACGTGTTCGACATCGGCCTGCTCGCCCGCCGTCTCACCACCGCCACCGCGTGGCTGCCCACGGATCTCCCCGTCGGCTACTTCGGCGCCAGCACCGGCGCCGCCGCCGCGCTCTGGGCGGCGGCCGAGCCTCAGCAGCGGGAACGGATCGCCGCCATCGTCTCGCGCGGCGGGCGCCCCGACCTCGCCGACCACCGGCTGGGGCAGGTCACCGCCCCCACCCTCCTCATCGTCGGCGGGAACGACCCCCAGGTGATCGAGCTGAACCGGATGGCCCAGCAATCACTGCGCCGCCCCAGCGAGCTGACCCTGATTCCCGGCGCCACGCACCTGTTCGAGGAGCCCGGCGCCCTGTCGGAGGTGGCGGAGCTGGCCCGCGACTGGTTCCTCACCCATTTCACCGGGAGTTTCACCGGGAGCGCCCCGGACGCCCCGCACCCCCCGGACGCTTCGCCAGGAAACGCCTCAGCCGGGTGA